A single genomic interval of Sceloporus undulatus isolate JIND9_A2432 ecotype Alabama chromosome 2, SceUnd_v1.1, whole genome shotgun sequence harbors:
- the TMEM235 gene encoding transmembrane protein 235 gives MGVSPGPLCLGAALSGLCSFVLLAAAVATDYWYLLRVDLAPGNRSSSSSSSSSAWDAQQQQLDSHSGLWRLCEGQNACIPLIDPFGAESWQVPASLQHLICMHRAFVVLLPLSLILIVFGWICGIIGSLVRSTCLLQFTGCYFLMGALLTLSGISIYICYSGAAFTETVRMFDQERFEHVHITFGWSLALAWLSFGTEGLAGFLLLLAARQLHLKLDAHSVAI, from the exons ATGGGGGTGTCCCCTGGCCCGCTCTGCCTGGGGGCTGCCCTCAGCGGGCTCTGCAGCTTCGTCCTCCTGGCCGCCGCCGTGGCCACCGACTACTGGTACTTGCTCCGCGTGGACCTGGCACCCGGcaaccgcagcagcagcagcagcagcagcagcagcgcctgggacgcccagcagcagcagctggactCGCACTCCGGACTCTGGCGCCTCTGCGAAG GGCAGAATGCCTGCATACCTTTGATTGACCCATTTGGTGCAGAGAGCTGGCAGGTTCCAGCATCACTCCAACATCTTATCT GCATGCACCGAGCCTTTGTGGTCCTCCTACCGCTCAGTCTCATCTTGATTGTTTTTGGCTGGATCTGTGGGATCATCGGATCCTTAGTTAGGAGCACCTGCCTTCTTCAGTTCACAGGCTGCTATTTTCTGATGGGTG CACTGCTGACACTGTCAGGAATTAGCATCTACATCTGCTACTCTGGAGCAGCATTCACAGAGACAGTGCGTATGTTTGACCAAGAGCGCTTCGAGCATGTCCACATTACCTTTGGCTGGTCGCTGGCTCTTGCCTGGCTCTCCTTTGGCACCGAGGGACTGGctggttttcttcttctcctggctGCTCGGCAGCTCCACCTGAAGCTGGATGCACATTCAGTGGCCATTTGA
- the LOC121922786 gene encoding probable low-specificity L-threonine aldolase 2, which yields MPQTMKPRSPVHAGSGSPSSLRRRAMMGLWVKQRRALPWGSLACSAWAPGEEGAAWAAFSGPKRRWGRPGSSAHLAAGAAARGPGAPRVAAAAAAAAVVDLRSDTVSRPSQRMRRAMAAAEVGDDDYGEDPTVNELQRVVAELLGMEEALFVPTATMANLIAVMCHCHRRGAQVLLGKKSHIHVFEHGGVAQVAGVHSELLQDLPNGLFCLDELECKIQQAHKSQYHPRPELICLENTHCSAGGRVLPLMYLREVHQLAQQYGLRIHMDGARVLNAAVALGVPATRISQHCDSISLCLSKGVGAPAGALLAGSKELLSEAWRVRKLLGGGMRQAGVLAAAGLVGLSQMEETLEKDHSNARCFAQGASAFSSSLCFINPATVETNIVMVTVLTPGLTPVRLCELMEAVSEEEIAVTGQAISVRLFPWGEHCLRAVWHCDVSPHDTQLAVNKLRFVLDRYEQ from the exons ATGCCTCAAACCATGAAACCACGCTCCCCGGTGCATGCCGGGAGTGGTAGTCCTTCCTCCCTGAGGAGGCGCGCGATGATGGGGCTGTGGGTGAAGCAGCGGAGGGCTCTCCCCTGGGGCTCCCTCGCCTGCTCCGCCTGGGCTCCGGGTGAGGAGGGCGCAGCCTGGGCCGCCTTCTCGGGGCCCAAGCGCCGGTGGGGGCGGCCTGGCTCCTCGGCGCACCTTGCTGCGGGGGCTGCCGCCCGTGGCCCTGGGGCTCCCcgcgtggcggcggcggcggcggcggcggcggtggtggACCTGCGCAGCGACACCGTCTCCCGGCCCAGCCAGCGCATGAGGAGGGCCATGGCCGCGGCCGAGGTGGGCGACGACGACTACGGGGAGGACCCCACCGTCAACG AGCTGCAGAGAGTGGTGGCTGAGCTCCTTGGAATGGAAGAAGCCCTCTTTGTTCCCACGGCCACCATGGCCAACCTCATTGCTG TCATGTGCCACTGTCACAGACGAGGGGCGCAGGTCCTGCTTGGGAAGAAGTCCCACATCCATGTTTTTGAACATGGAGGGGTTGCCCAG GTGGCTGGAGTCCATTCAGAGCTATTGCAGGATCTGCCCAATGGGCTCTTCTGTCTTGATGAACTGGAGTGTAAGATCCAGCAGGCCCACAAAAGCCAGTATCATCCCCGCCCTGAGCTCATCTGCCTGGAGAATACGCACTGCTCAGCTGGAGGACGTGTGCTGCCCCTCATGTACCTGCGGGAA GTGCACCAACTAGCCCAGCAGTATGGGTTGCGGATACACATGGATGGTGCCCGGGTGCTTAATGCTGCTGTTGCATTGGGGGTACCAGCAACTCGTATATCTCAGCATTGTGATTCCATCTCTTTGTGCCTCTCAAAG GGTGTGGGTGCACCAGCAGGTGCACTTCTAGCTGGATCCAAAGAGCTCCTCTCAGAAGCCTGGCGTGTGCGCAAGCTCCTTGGAGGTGGGATGCGCCAGGCAGGGGTTCTGGCAGCAGCGGGGCTTGTTGGATTAAGCCAAATGGAGGAGACTCTGGAGAAGGACCATAGTAATGCCAGGTGCTTTGCCCAAG GTGCCTCTGCTTTTAGTTCCTCTCTCTGCTTCATAAATCCAGCCACAGTGGAGACCAATATTGTCATGGTGACAGTGTTAACACCCGGGCTGACTCCTGTCAGGTTGTGTGAACTAATGGAGGCTGTGAGTGAAGAGGAGATTGCTGTCACAGGACAAGCCATTAGCGTGAGGCTCTTCCCATGGGGTGAACACTGCCTTCGTGCTGTCTGGCACTGTGACGTCTCCCCTCATGACACACAACTTGCTGTGAACAAGTTGCGCTTTGTACTAGACAGGTATGAGCAGTAA